In Bifidobacterium scardovii JCM 12489 = DSM 13734, the genomic stretch GCTCAACCGCGCCGAGACGCAGATCGGCACCATCGAATCGAGCCTGACGGTGCCCGAACGGCTGGCCCGTGCGGCGAAATCCTCCGAACTGCTCAGCGCCGTATGGTCGTTGCCGCCGGCGCAGCGGCTCATGTTCCACCATGGCACGAGGCTCGCCGACATTGAGGGGGATTCCACGCCGGGATTCGACGGGCGCAAGGACGACGCCGAACGGTTCATCGACATCAGCTCCTCGGAGATCGCGCGCTATCAGCGGTTGCTGTACGCGAACGGCGTGAGGGGATCGCATCGCAGACTGCTCATCGTGCTGCAGGGCATGGATGCCGCGGGCAAGGGCGGCATCGTGCGCCATGTGTTCCGCCAGGGCGACCCGATGGGCATCCATTACCACGGATTCGCCGCACCCGCCGGGGAGGAGCTCGAGCATGATTTTCTGTGGCGCGTGAAGCGCGAACTGCCGCGCGACGGCTGGATCGCCGTGTTCGATCGCTCGCATTACGAGGACATCGTCATGCCGCGCGTGTACGGCACCCACCCTGAGGAGGTGTGGCGGGCGCGCTACGACGAGGTCAATGCCTTCGAACGCGAGCTGTCGTCGAGCGGATGCCGGATCATCAAGATCTTTCTCGTGGTCAGCCGCGAGGAGCAGCGACGGCACTTCCTCGGCCGGCTCGACGACCCGACCAAGTTCTGGAAATTCGACATGTCGGACCTGGACGCGCGCGACCGTTGGAACGACTATATGGCCGCATGGCAGGAGGTGTTCGAGCTCACCAGCACGCCGTTCGCGCCGTGGTATCTCGTGCCCGCCGACAGCCGGTGGTATTCGCGCGCCGTCGTCTCCGAGCTGCTGCGCACCACGCTCAAGAACATGAACATGACCTGGCCGCCGCTGGCCGCCGGCGTCGACCCGGATGAGGCGCGGCGCCGGTTGGGATGAGGCGATGGGTTCCGGCACGGCTAGTGATCTGTCTTGTACATAATGGAGTGGTTCACGCCCCCGCTGGATGGACGACTGGAGGTGGTCGGGAACATCGCCGCATCAGGCGTTCGACCACCCTCCGGCGCTACGCGCCACCTCCCGCCAGCGGGAGGAACTGCCACTCAACCATTTGCGAGACGGACCACTAGTGACGTACGTTTGGCTCCCCTCAGTCGCCTGCGGCCGTAAGGCCGTCTTTGGATTGCTGATGAGCCGGTCCGTCAGCCGCGGGATTGCTGCAGATAGGCGTTGGCCTGTTCGCTTAGGAGCTCGGCTTTCTCGGGAAGGTGCCGGCGGCGGGCGGCGTCGGCGAGAATGAGGTACAGGCGGGACAGCTGGAGTCCGTAGCCGCTGGTCTCCTTGTTTCTGGCCTGATAGAGGTCGATGGCCTGTTGCGCCACATGCTCCATCACATGCGGGGCCTCGCCGCATCTGGACAGCATGTCGGCGTAGTCGGTGAGCAGCTTGGCGTGGTCCGGCACCAGATCGTACAGGCCGCCGCTTCCGCCGTCGGCGGCGATATGGTCGGCATAGTCCTCCACGGCGTTCGCGGCCTGCGCGTACAGCAGCTGGGCGTCTCCGAACCGCCCCTGATCGATGCGCATCCGCGCAAGGCATGCTTCCGCGCGGGGCACGGCCATGCCGATCGCGTCGAGTATGCGGCCGGCGACGAACGAGGGCCGCGCGCCGCCCGATGCGATGATCTCGTTCCACCGCGGATCAGGACAATGTACAGGCCCAATGCGCGCTGGCCGATATGTATGCGAGCGGGCGGGGCATTGAGCAGGATGACGGGCAGGCCGTCTATTGGTACCAGCGCGCCGTGGGCCAGAAGGAGCCCTTCTGACGGCGGCATCATAGTAGACTCGGAACCATGGCAGACGAGAAGAACTATGGCTCGCTGGGCGCGTTGGCGCCGCGTTGGGACGAGGGCGAGCGCAACATCGACACGGACGAGATTTACGAGCGCTTCTTCGGATGGGTGGCCGATGTCAAGGGCATCGAGCCGTGGCCCCATCAGGAGGAGGCCATCATGGACCTGTTGGCCGGGGACCATGTGATCCTGAACACCCCGACCGGTTCGGGCAAGTCGCTGGTGGCGCTCGGCATGCATTTCGCCGCGCTGTGCACCGGCCGGCGCTCCTACTACACGGCGCCGATCAAGGCGCTCGTCTCCGAGAAGTTCTTCGATCTGGTCGACGTGTTCGGCCGTGATAACGTGGGCATGATCACCGGCGACACGCATATCAACGCGGATGCGCCGATCATCTGCTGCACGGCCGAGATCCTCGCCAACCAGGCGCTGCGCGAGGGCCGGCACGCCGATGTCGGCTGCGTGGCGATGGACGAGTTCCATTACTACGGCGACCCCGAGCGCGGCTGGGCGTGGCAGGTGCCGCTGCTCACCCTGCCCGACACGCAGTTCCTGCTCATGAGCGCCACGCTGGGCAACGTCGATGCGATCGCCGACAAGCTCGAGGACATGACCGACGCCGACGTCGACGTGATCGCCGACGCGCCGCGCCCGGTGCCGCTGACCTACGAGTACACGCTCGACCCGTTGGAGAAGACCGTGGAGCTCGCGTTCCGCGAAGGTTCCACGCCGATCTACGTCGTGCACTTCTCGCAGGACGCGGCCCTCGACACCGCGCAGGCGCTCGCCTCGACCGGCGTGTCCAGCAAGGAGCAGCGCGCCGCGATCGCCGAGGCGATCAAGGGCACCAAGTTCACCACCGCGTTCGGCAAGATCCTGCAGCGCCTGCTGCGCACCGGCGTCGGCATCCACCACGCCGGCATGCTGCCGCGCTACCGCCGCCTGGTCGAGCAGCTCGCCCAGCAGGGCCTGCTGCCCGTGATCTGCGGCACCGACACGCTCGGCGTCGGCATCAACGTGCCGATCCATTCGGTGGTGCTCACCGCCCTGACCAAGTTCGACGGGTCGAGGATGCGCAAGCTGCGCGCCCGCGAATTCCACCAGATCGCCGGCCGAGCCGGCCGCATGGGCTTCGACACCGAAGGGCTGGTGATCGCCGAGGCGCCGGAGTTCGAGATCGAGAACGCGAAGGCCGTGGCCAAGGCCGGCAACGACCCGAAGAAGCTCAAGAAGGTCAAGCGCAAGAAGGCGCCCGAAGGGTTCGTGGCGTGGAACCAGTCCACCTTCGACAAGCTCATCGACGCGGCGCCGGAAACGCTCGTGCCCCACATGAAGATCACCCATGCGATGGTGCTCAACGAGGTGGCGCAGGGCGGCGACGCGCGCCGCCGCGTCGACGACCTCATCGACGACTCCGCGCAGAGCCCCGACCAGAAGGAGAAGCTGCACGAACGCGCCGACGAGATCTTCCAGACACTGTTCGACACGAAGGTGATCGAGACCGAGGACCGCGACGACGGCGGCAAGGACTATTTCCTCGACGTGGACGTGCCCGAGGACTTCGCCCTCGACCAGCCGCTGTCGCCGTTCCTGCTCGCCGCGCTCGAACTGCTCGATCCGCAATCCGACACCTACGCGCTTGACGTGATCTCGATGGTCGAGGCCACGCTCGAGGACCCCAAGCAGGTGCTGCGCGCGCAGGAGCGGCAGGCGCGCGACGAGGCCATGGCCCGCATGAAGGAGGACGGCCTCGACTACGACGAGCGCATGGACAAGCTGCAGGAGATCACGTATCCCAAGCCGCTGGAGGACATGCTCACCGCCGCGTTCGACCAGTACCGCCACGACGTGCCGTGGGCGAACGACTACTGGCTGAGCCCGAAATCCGTGGTGCGCGACATGGTCGAGACCGCATCCGACTTCACCGGCTACATCGCCCGCTACAACATCGCTCGTTCCGAGGGCACGCTGCTGCGCTACCTGTCCGACGCGTACCGGGCGCTCGCCCGCACCGTGCCGATGGAGAAGCGCGACGAGCAGCTGCGCGACGTCATCTCCTGGCTGCGCGTGGTCGTGCGTTCGATCGACTCGAGCCTGGTCGACGAGTGGGAGAGCGCCGGCGGCGAGACGGACGCCTCCGAAGCCGCGGCGAATCTGGCCGCGCCGGGTACGAAGGACGCCGTGGTGGAGGACCGCCGCGGCCTGATCGTGCTGATCCGCAACGCGATGTTCCGCCGCGTGCAGCTCATGGACCTCGACAAGCCCGAGGAGCTCGGCGCGCTCGACCGGGACTGGGGCTACGGCGTGCACGAGTGGGAGGACGTGCTCGACGACTACTACGACGAGCACGAGTACGTCGGCATCGACGCGGCCGCCCGCTCCGGCAAGCTGTTCATCCTCGACGACTCGCTGGAGCAGAAGGAGCACGCGTGGAAGGTGCGCCAGATCATCGACGACTCCGACGGCGACCATGACTGGGCCATCACCGGCACCGTCGACCTCGACGCCACGCAGGAATCCGGCGAGGTCGTCTTCTTCGACTACCACGTCGGCAATTAGCGGACGGCCTAGTGGCTCCCCTCTCTGAGGGGAGCTGGCCGCGAAGCGGACTGAGGGGAGTGAACGCGGCAGCCTGATACATTAGGCGTTCTGGATATGCTCCCCTCAGTCGCCTACGGCGGCAGCTCCCCTCGGGGAGGGGAGCCTCGAACGGCGGACCGTCCTGCGGCTGGTCGAACGCATGTTCGAAGCGGTGGGGTAGAATGGGGCGTTATGAACGACAATGATCTGTTTGCGGCGAGCGACGCGCCCGAGGACATGACGCGGCCGCTGGCGGTGCGCATGCGGCCGGAAACCGTCGACGAGGTGGTCGGCCAGTCGCGCGTGCTGGGGGAGGGGTCCCCGCTGCGCCGGCTGGCGAACCCGGCGTCCAGGGGATCGCTGACCGCGCCGAGCTCGATCATCCTGTTCGGGCCTCCCGGCGTGGGCAAGACCACGCTCGCCTACATCGTCGCCAAGCAGTCCGGCCGCGCGTTCGAGGAGCTGTCGGCCGTCACCTCCGGCGTCAAGGACGTGCGCGACGTGCTCGCCCGCGCCCGCCAGCGGCTGGTGGCCGAAGGCAAGGAGACCGTGCTGTTCATCGACGAGGTGCACCGCTTCTCCAAATCGCAGCAGGACGCGCTGCTGCCCAGCGTGGAGAACCGCGACGTCACCTTCATCGCCGCCACCACCGAAAACCCGAGTTTCTCGGTCATCAAGCCGCTGCTGAGCCGTTCGGTCGTCGTCAAGCTCGAATCGCTCGGCCCCGACGACCTCAAGGCGCTGATCGAGCGGGCGCTCGAGGACAAGCGGGGGCTCAAGGGTGAGGTGAAAATCGCCGATGAGGCCGTCGACGAGATCGTCCGCATGGCCGGGGGCGACGCGCGCAAGACCCTGACGATCCTCGAGGCGGCGGCCGGCGCCGTCACCGGCGACCAGGCGCGCAAGAAGGGCGCGCGCCGGCCGACCATCACGCCGGACATCGTGTCGCAGGTCATGGATGTGGCCACGGTGCGCTACGACAAGGACGGCGACGACCACTACGACGTGATCTCCGCCTTCATCAAATCGATGCGCGGCTCCGACCCGGACGCGGCCATCCACTATCTGGCGCGCATGCTCAGGGCCGGCGAGGATCCACGGTTCATCGCCCGGCGCATCATGATCGCCGCCGCCGAGGAGGTCGGCATGGCCGCCCCGCAGATCCTGCAGGTCACGGTCGCCGCCGCGCAGGCCGTGGCGATGATCGGCATGCCCGAGGCGCGCATCATCCTCGCCGAGGCGACCATCGCCGTCGCCACCGCCCCCAAGTCGAACGCCAGCTACAACGCGATCAACCAGGCGCTCGCCGACGTGGACGCCGGCATGATCGGCCAGGTGCCGCTGCATCTGCGCAACGCCCGGACCAAGCTCATGAAGGAGTGGGGCAACCACGAGGGGTACAGGTACGCGCACGACTGGCCGGGCGCGGTCGCCCCGCAGCAGTACCTGCCCGACGAGCTCAAGGGGCGCGAATACTACCATCCCAATGACCGCGGCTACGAGCACGAGGTCGGTCCCCGGCTCGAGCGCATCCGCAGGATCCTCCACGAGGAGGACTGATCCGGTGGGAGCGGGCGCCGGGGCGGGAATGCAAGGGACGTCATCGAACCGGCCGGGCATGGCGCTAAGATGGGGTGGATTGAAGTAGACCCAAGGGAGTAGTGCGATGACGCAGGACAATGGTGCCGCGGCCGAATCCGATGACGAGAAGCTGATCATGATCGTCGACGACGATCAGGCGTTGGGGGAGATGCTCTCGATCGTATTGGAGAACGAGGGATTCCGCACCGTCACCTGCCTGGACGGCCAGCGCGCCGTCGACATGTTCCCCACGATACGCCCCGATCTGATCCTGCTCGACGTCATGCTGCCGGGGCTCGACGGCATCGGCGTGGCGCGGCGCATCCGCGAGACCTCCAACGTGCCGATCATCATGCTCACCGCCAAGTCCGACACGCTCGACGTGGTGTCCGGTCTCGAGGCCGGCGCCGACGACTACGTCGCCAAGCCGTTCAAGGTCGCCGAGCTGCTGGCCCGCATCCACACGCGGTTCCGCATCGCGCGCCCCGCGGCGGCCGGCGGCGCGGAATCGGCGGCCGAGGTCCAGCACGTCGAGCGCGGCCCGATCGTCATGGACCGGCTCGAGCACACGGCCACCAAGCACGGCCGCGACCTCATGCTCACCCCGATGGAGTTCGAACTGCTGTTCCTGCTGGCGGCCAGCGCCGGCGAGGCGATCAGCCGCGCCACGCTGCTCAGCAAGGTCTGGGGGTACGAGAACTCCGGTGACACGCGGCTGGTCAACGTGCACGTGCAGCGGCTGCGCGCCAAGGTCGAAACCGACCCGGAGAACCCACAGATCGTGCAGACCGTGCGCGGCATCGGCTACAAATTCGTCACCCCGCAGGACGCCGGCTGACGGGGAGCCCAGCATGTCGCCGTTCATCGCCCGCGTCGTCGGTCCCGTGCGCCTGTGGCGCATGGGCCGGGCCCGGGTGCGCCGGTCCCTGCAGACGCGCACGGTGATGTTCGTCGTGATCGTCTCGCTCACGCTCGCGGTCGTCTTCTCGATGGTGTCGATGGCCTCGGTGCGTTCCTCGCTGCTCAGCCAGGTCTCCGGCCAGTCGCGCAACGACTTTTCGGCGCAGATCGAGCAGGCGCAGCACAACCTGGATTCGGCCGACACCTCCGCGTACGCGCAGTACCAGCAGCTCGTCAACGATCTCGCCGCCACCCTGCAGAATGAGGGCGCCTCGAACCTGGTCGGCGTGTACGTGTGGAATCGCAGCTCGTCCGGCCGGTCGATCGTCCCCGTGTCCACCGATCCGACCTACACCGGACTGATCTCCGACGAGATCCGCGTCGACGTGGCCGGCGACACCGCCG encodes the following:
- a CDS encoding PPK2 family polyphosphate kinase, whose translation is MKTGGIRADAAGAADDTGAGSRTPDAKSDRSDAKSGKPNAKPGRIGKTLNRAETQIGTIESSLTVPERLARAAKSSELLSAVWSLPPAQRLMFHHGTRLADIEGDSTPGFDGRKDDAERFIDISSSEIARYQRLLYANGVRGSHRRLLIVLQGMDAAGKGGIVRHVFRQGDPMGIHYHGFAAPAGEELEHDFLWRVKRELPRDGWIAVFDRSHYEDIVMPRVYGTHPEEVWRARYDEVNAFERELSSSGCRIIKIFLVVSREEQRRHFLGRLDDPTKFWKFDMSDLDARDRWNDYMAAWQEVFELTSTPFAPWYLVPADSRWYSRAVVSELLRTTLKNMNMTWPPLAAGVDPDEARRRLG
- a CDS encoding replication-associated recombination protein A, which encodes MNDNDLFAASDAPEDMTRPLAVRMRPETVDEVVGQSRVLGEGSPLRRLANPASRGSLTAPSSIILFGPPGVGKTTLAYIVAKQSGRAFEELSAVTSGVKDVRDVLARARQRLVAEGKETVLFIDEVHRFSKSQQDALLPSVENRDVTFIAATTENPSFSVIKPLLSRSVVVKLESLGPDDLKALIERALEDKRGLKGEVKIADEAVDEIVRMAGGDARKTLTILEAAAGAVTGDQARKKGARRPTITPDIVSQVMDVATVRYDKDGDDHYDVISAFIKSMRGSDPDAAIHYLARMLRAGEDPRFIARRIMIAAAEEVGMAAPQILQVTVAAAQAVAMIGMPEARIILAEATIAVATAPKSNASYNAINQALADVDAGMIGQVPLHLRNARTKLMKEWGNHEGYRYAHDWPGAVAPQQYLPDELKGREYYHPNDRGYEHEVGPRLERIRRILHEED
- a CDS encoding DEAD/DEAH box helicase, which produces MADEKNYGSLGALAPRWDEGERNIDTDEIYERFFGWVADVKGIEPWPHQEEAIMDLLAGDHVILNTPTGSGKSLVALGMHFAALCTGRRSYYTAPIKALVSEKFFDLVDVFGRDNVGMITGDTHINADAPIICCTAEILANQALREGRHADVGCVAMDEFHYYGDPERGWAWQVPLLTLPDTQFLLMSATLGNVDAIADKLEDMTDADVDVIADAPRPVPLTYEYTLDPLEKTVELAFREGSTPIYVVHFSQDAALDTAQALASTGVSSKEQRAAIAEAIKGTKFTTAFGKILQRLLRTGVGIHHAGMLPRYRRLVEQLAQQGLLPVICGTDTLGVGINVPIHSVVLTALTKFDGSRMRKLRAREFHQIAGRAGRMGFDTEGLVIAEAPEFEIENAKAVAKAGNDPKKLKKVKRKKAPEGFVAWNQSTFDKLIDAAPETLVPHMKITHAMVLNEVAQGGDARRRVDDLIDDSAQSPDQKEKLHERADEIFQTLFDTKVIETEDRDDGGKDYFLDVDVPEDFALDQPLSPFLLAALELLDPQSDTYALDVISMVEATLEDPKQVLRAQERQARDEAMARMKEDGLDYDERMDKLQEITYPKPLEDMLTAAFDQYRHDVPWANDYWLSPKSVVRDMVETASDFTGYIARYNIARSEGTLLRYLSDAYRALARTVPMEKRDEQLRDVISWLRVVVRSIDSSLVDEWESAGGETDASEAAANLAAPGTKDAVVEDRRGLIVLIRNAMFRRVQLMDLDKPEELGALDRDWGYGVHEWEDVLDDYYDEHEYVGIDAAARSGKLFILDDSLEQKEHAWKVRQIIDDSDGDHDWAITGTVDLDATQESGEVVFFDYHVGN
- the mtrA gene encoding MtrAB system response regulator MtrA, with the translated sequence MTQDNGAAAESDDEKLIMIVDDDQALGEMLSIVLENEGFRTVTCLDGQRAVDMFPTIRPDLILLDVMLPGLDGIGVARRIRETSNVPIIMLTAKSDTLDVVSGLEAGADDYVAKPFKVAELLARIHTRFRIARPAAAGGAESAAEVQHVERGPIVMDRLEHTATKHGRDLMLTPMEFELLFLLAASAGEAISRATLLSKVWGYENSGDTRLVNVHVQRLRAKVETDPENPQIVQTVRGIGYKFVTPQDAG